The window GGTCGACCTGGCGGACGCCGGTGTAGGTGGCAGTGAGCAGCGGGGGGACCGCGAGCAGCGCGAGGCAGATCGCCACCGGCAGGACCCCGCCGCCCGTCGCGAGCACGACGAGGGTGAGCAGGCCGATCGTCGGCAGCGCCCGCCCGACGTTGCCGATGTTGACCGCCAGCAGCGCGCCGCGGCCGGTGTGCCCGATGTACAGGCCGACCGGCACCGCGATGACCGCCGCGATGGCGAACGACAGCAGGCAGTAGCCCAGGTGGGCGCCGACCGACGCCGGGATGCCGCGGTCGCCGTGCCAGTTGGCCGAGCTGCCGAAGAACGCTGCGGTCTGCTCGAGGATGCTCATGCGCGTACCACCGCCCCGGTGGGCCGCGTCGTCCGTCGCGCGCGGTCCCACGGGGTGAGCAGCCGCTGCAGCAGCACCAGCAGGAGGTCGGCCAGCAGCGCGACCGCGAGTGACAGCAGGATCGACACGACGATCGGTGCCGCGAACCCGCGGCGGAAGCCGTCGGTCATCAGCGCGCCGAGGCCGCCGACCCCGATCAGCGCTCCCACGTTGACGAGGCTGACGTTGGAGACGGTGGCGACCCGCAGGCCGCCGAAGATCTCCGGCAGCGCGATCGGCAGGTCGACCGCGACGAGCCGGCGCAGCGAGGAGTAGCCCATCGCGTCGGCCGCCTGGGCGGTCGCGAGCGGCACCGAGGCCAGGCCGTCGGCGACGGTGCGCACCATCAGCGCGGCGGTGTAGAGGCTCAGCGCGATGACCACGTTGAGCGGCGAGATGATGGACGTGCCGATCAGCGTCGGCAGCGCGACGAAGACGGCCAGCGAGGGGATCGTGTAGAAGACGCTGGCCGCGCCGATCAGCACGGGGTAGCTCCACCCGAAGCGATGCGCCAGGTAGCCGAGCGGGAGGGCGACGGCGAAGCCGATCACGACCGGGAGCAGCGACAGCCAGAGGTGCTGCCCGAGCGCGGTCAGGATGATCGCGGAGTTGTTGGGCACGTAGGTGCCCAGGTCGCTCCACAGCTCACCCATCGGAACGCTCCTCCACCAGGGCGGCGCGGGTCAGCGTGCCGGCGTACGCGCCGGACTCGTCGACGCACACGGCGTGCCCGTTCGGCGAGAGCAGCGCCAGGTCCAGCGCGCGCCGCGTCGAGTCGCCGGGGCGCACGACGCCGTCGAGGCGGCGGGTGCTGCCGTCGGGTGCCCGCCACGCCGACGGCCGTCCTTCGTCGGACACCACCTCCC of the Cumulibacter manganitolerans genome contains:
- a CDS encoding ABC transporter permease codes for the protein MGELWSDLGTYVPNNSAIILTALGQHLWLSLLPVVIGFAVALPLGYLAHRFGWSYPVLIGAASVFYTIPSLAVFVALPTLIGTSIISPLNVVIALSLYTAALMVRTVADGLASVPLATAQAADAMGYSSLRRLVAVDLPIALPEIFGGLRVATVSNVSLVNVGALIGVGGLGALMTDGFRRGFAAPIVVSILLSLAVALLADLLLVLLQRLLTPWDRARRTTRPTGAVVRA